A part of Arachis hypogaea cultivar Tifrunner chromosome 12, arahy.Tifrunner.gnm2.J5K5, whole genome shotgun sequence genomic DNA contains:
- the LOC112727254 gene encoding putative F-box protein PP2-B12 produces MELPEGCIANIIARTTPKDACRLCAVSKLFKSAADSDYVWGRFLPSDVVSLVSHSHSHSSLISLSTSNKSLYLALSDRPTVIDKGKMSFQLDKKSGKKCYMLAARALTIVWGDTPRYWEWIPLEESRFSEVARLEHVWWLEIRGVLSTLVLTPNTHYAAYLVFSMEEDRIGFQHCPVELSIGMLGGEASTKNVILDPESDGVRQLPNLRGNPWLEIEFGVFFVSSTEDEQVQMSVVETEAGVLKSGLIIEGIEFRPKEDN; encoded by the exons atggagttaCCGGAGGGATGCATCGCGAACATTATTGCTCGCACCACGCCCAAAGACGCATGCAGGCTCTGCGCCGTTTCCAAGCTCTTCAAATCCGCCGCTGATTCTGACTATGTCTGGGGTCGTTTCCTCCCTTCCGATGTCGTTTCCCTCGTTTCCCACTCTCATTCTCACTCTTCCTTGATCTCACTCTCTACTTCCAATAAATCCCTCTATCTCGCCCTCTCCGATCGCCCAACCGTCATCGACAAGGGCAAAATG AGCTTTCAATTGGACAAAAAGAGTGGGAAAAAGTGCTACATGCTAGCTGCTAGAGCTCTGACCATTGTTTGGGGTGACACTCCTCGATACTGGGAATGGATACCCTTGGAAGAGTCCAG GTTCTCAGAAGTTGCTCGACTGGAACATGTGTGGTGGCTTGAGATTCGCGGGGTGTTGAGTACCCTTGTCCTAACCCCAAATACTCACTATGCAGCTTATCTTGTGTTTAGCATGGAGGAAGACAGAATTGGATTTCAACACTGTCCTGTGGAGTTATCAATAGGCATGCTAGGTGGTGAGGCTAGCACCAAGAATGTGATTCTTGATCCAGAATCAGACGGGGTACGGCAGCTTCCAAATCTAAGAGGTAATCCCTGGTTGGAGATTGAGTTTGGGGTGTTTTTCGTTTCGAGCACAGAAGATGAACAAGTTCAAATGAGTGTGGTGGAAACTGAGGCTGGTGTCCTAAAGAGTGGTCTCATCATTGAAGGAATTGAATTTAGGCCAAAGGAAGATAATTAA
- the LOC114924900 gene encoding uncharacterized protein — translation MTTNISECVNSIMKGVRNLPVCSLMKATCRRLAKLFVRKGREAEAQLGTGQQFSQHLVKCIEANLKTERCFTVTVYDRDNSEYTVVETTPTGSFSLGSYRVSLGSQTCDCGYFQALHFLCSHILACCAYSWVTWQPYVHQVYRLSSIFSVYRMGFAAPILEGFWPPYDGPTVIPNPNKRHAREGRPRSTRIRTNMDEADPNRPKRCGLCRQPGHTRRSCPEVGGPSHGGRNE, via the coding sequence ATGACGACGAATATCtctgagtgtgtgaactcaatcATGAAGGGTGTCAGGAACCTACCTGTGTGCTCGCTGATGAAGGCCACATGCAGAAGGTTGGCCAAACTATTTGTCCGCAAGGGGAGAGAAGCCGAGGCCCAGCTGGGTaccggacaacaattcagtcaacACCTGGTTAAATGTATCGAGGCCAATTTGAAGACGGAGAGGTGCTTCACTGTGACTGTGTACGACAGGGATAACTCAGAGTACACCGTGGTAGAGACGACTCCGACTGGTTCGTTCTCACTGGGTAGCTACAGGGTCTCCCTTGGATCTCAGACATGTGACTGTGGATACTTTCAGGCACTTCATTTTCTGTGTTCGCACATATTGGCATGCTGTGCCTACTCATGGGTTACTTGGCAGCCATACGTCCACCAGGTGTATCGTCTTAGTTCGATTTTTAGTGTGTATCGGATGGGATTCGCAGCTCCCATTCTGGAAGGTTTCTGGCCACCATATGATGGGCCTACAGTGATACCGAACCCGAACAAGAGGCATGCGAGGGAGGGTCGTCCCAGGTCCACTCGGATACGGACCaatatggacgaggcagatccgaaCCGGCCAAAGAGATGTGGCCTCTGTCGGCAACCCGGACACACTCGTCGGAGttgcccagaggtcggaggaccCAGCCATGGAGGGAGAAATGAGTAG